TACTCCTGGTCCTCTGCCTGGCCCCCTGGGGGCCATCCTCCTGCTGGGTGGCTTGGGTcactccctccccaggcctggcttTACCTGCTGTCTCCACAGAGAAGAACCTGTCCTGCGGGCAGGGCCCTGCCTTTGTCCCAGGACTGGTGCTTTGCATCTTTGCTCCCACCCTGGCGGCTGCGagtgtggcagggctggggtgggcccTCGGCCAGGAGAGAGCGAGTGGGGCAGAGAACAGACAGGCTGGTGCTCCTCCTGCACTCACTCAGCCTCCAACCTCGGGGCTGGCacccatttactgagcacctactgtgtgccagcaaCGGGCTGGGTGTTGGGGATTCGGCAGTGATGAGCCCTCCCTGCCCGTGGGAGCTGCGACCCCTTGTCTGAGTGTCTGTGTCACACGTGTCTTCACGGGTCTCCACGCCTCAGGACTCGGATGTTACtatgttattataaatatcatttatttgtttattatataaCATAACTATGTTAACTATATTATTATAGTCATTGCACTATCATATGTTATTATAAAAAGTGGATGTTgccacttttcagatgaggaaatggaataGAATCATTCCTTTAACTTTTGTGGTTTGGGGAAAAGTGGTCCGTGCTGTACAAAAACCCTGGAAGGCCGACACTTCTGTGTCCTTTGCCACTAGGGCACTGGCTTccctgcaggggaggggagggtgcggGTGCCTGTCCCTGCAGGGCAGCCCGGTGTGCAAGTGCTCGGGCTCGGGGACACTCAGTGACTATTCCCTGGAGGAATGAAAGGACCGCGGGGCGTCCACGGcgcctctccttccctccacccgATGTCTcccctgggaggtgggggtggggactgagAAAGGCTGCTGTTACCCTGGGTGACTTACAGTCATCACTGTGCGTGCCGCCCACCCTCCGTGGTCGCCCACCGCCAAACTCTGAGAGTGAGGAGGGCCGAGGACCACCCTGTCCAAGGTGGTGCCACGTCTGGGCAGGGTGGTCCAGGCTTCGGGAGGCCTGCCGTGGCCCGAGGTGCCCAGGGGTCTGGAGGAGCGGGGCAGGCATGGGCACTGGGCTTGGTTCTGGGCAAGACGCCGTCCGCCAGAGCTGGACAGTGACGGGCTCCAGTCCCAAGCTGCGAAGTCAGGTGGCTGTGTCTGGTTGCCACAGGAGCAGGCAGGAGTGAGGCGGAGCAGACAGGGATCCCAAGAGGCTGGTGCAGCCTccagctcagctctgccattacctcctgcctgccccctccaGGAAGGCCTCCGTCCCCTGCAGGAGAGGGCCTGGTCGGGGCGGGGCAgacctgggggcggggccagagACCACCCCTCTGGAATCCTAACTGGTCACAGCAGGGGAATTCTGGCCTATGTCCCTGGGCTGCAAACACCTTCTTAGTGACATCTTTTGGAAGGATGGTGACACCTAGTGCTTGTGTGTGCACTTGCCAATGTGGGGCTGTACGCAGGAAGGGGAAGGTGACACACCAGTGTCCCCGAGCCGCGGGTGGGAACCTCGTCCTAAGCGAAGCTCCTCTCGGCCCCTGTTTCAGGCGCCTTCTTCACAAAGGTGGTGGAGTTGGGAGCCTCGTCTCTGAAGTTTGAGATCTGGGACACGGCCGGCCAGGAGAAGTACCACAGCGTCTGCCACCTCTACTTCCGGGGCGCCAACGCCGCGCTTCTGGTGTACGACGTCACCAGGAAGGTGGGGTTCACCGCGTGGCGCGTCCTCACCCTGCTTGTCAGGGCGGCTGCCCCCTGTTTctcagggtcagggaaggctcctcTGACAGAATCATGGCCAGAGCTGGTGCTTTATAGCGTAATCACAGCAAAGAATAGGGACCACATTAGTGAGCGTtggtcacctcctccaggaagccctcctgccaaccccttctcctcctcctccatggcTGGGTTCTGCTCCTCCAGGGTCCTCCCGGAACAGCCCGAACACACCACTGCCGTCCACCCTCAGTAGTCCCTGAGTGCCGCTGAGCTGGGCTGTGTCTGCCCGTTTCTGTAACGCTCCTCCGCAGAGTGTGTCACCTGGGCAGACACTAAATACCAGTGAGCAGACGCGTCAGGTGTGACAAGGGAAGCTGAGATGCGGGAGGAGCAGGGACTAGCCGCGCTGGGGCGGAGCCGGGTGGTGGcggtgggcagtgggcagggcgGGAGGAGTGTCCTAGCTGAGGCGTGTGGTGGGGTCTAGGGAGGCCGGGGGGTGACGAGAGGGGCTGCAGGAGCAGTGGCTTCTGCGGGGTGGAGCGGGGCTGTGCCGAGCCTAGGGCAGGAGCCCCATTACCTGGTCTGCAGGGCCACCACGGTGAGGGTCAGGATTTGGGGTGGTGGCCGCTCCCTAAAACTCTTGCACAAAGTGACCCTTTGAGGACATCTGGGGTGGAGGCCTCAGGAGCTGGGGGCCTGACCCTGAACACCCCGTGGCCACCAGTCCCCCGGGCCAGTTGTGGGCAGGAGCTGAGGTGTGTCCCCGCAGTTTGCTGCCCGGCCACACAGGTCACCCAGGGCAGGAGCAGACCTGGCCACCCTCTCCTCAGGGCGGAGCAGCCCAGCAGGTGTGTCCACGGCCACCTGGCTCCCAAGACATTTTACACAATGGGACCAGCAACACCTGCCTCCTACCCCCGTGTGGCTGATGAAGACCACCTGGAAGTCACAGCCGACATtagcatttttctctttcctaggATTCCTTCCACAAGGCCCAGCAGTGGCTGAGGGAGCTGGAGAAGGAGTTCCACCCCGGAGAGGTCGTGGTGATGCTGGTCGGCAACAAGACAGACCTCAGCGAGGAGCGGGAGGTCACGTTCGAGGTAGTGCTGTGGCACCTCTGTTAAGTCCCATGGGAAGAGAGAGGCTGTCCACCTCGGTGTCCAGACCTTGGACACctgcacactcacacatgcacacccacacctgcacacccacacacccacacctgcacacccacacctgcacacccacacacccacacctgcACACCCGTACACTCACACCTGCACACCCACACCTGCACACCCACACCTGCACACCCGTACACTCACACctgcacacccacacacccacacctgcACACCCACACCTGCACACCCGTACACTCACACCTGCACACCCACACctgcacacccacacacccacacctgcacacacacccacacctgcACACCCTCACATTGGCATGCACACTCACgaacacacattcacacacattcacaaacacatgtgcatgcacacgtgGGGACCCctacatttacacacacacaagcacattctctctctctcacacacacacacacacacacacactttccgcCTTAGTTTCCCTTTTGGCCAATGATTTCTGGTCTTTCCTGGAAAGCTCAGAGCTAGGGAGGTGACGGTTCACATATGGAGAAAGCCGGGAGCCCCACCCAGGCCCTCCTGAGAGCTGGGGGGTCCTGCTGGCGTCTCGCACAGGGAATGCGGCCCTTACCACCTGTCCCACGCCACCCATGCCAGGCCTGGCCCTCCCAGCCTGCCCCGTGGGAGTGAAGTCACCGTTCCCTTTCAGGTGACTTCGCTCCCACAGGTCTCCCTTCCCACTCGGGGAGCAGCGGGCTCAGGACACCCTCTCTCACCCGAGTGCATCAGCCCCTCCTTCCCGGGGGCAGCAGTCGCCCGGGTGATGCTGTCTGTCTCCCATGGCATCTCCCTCCCTACTCTGTTTAGGACAAGGACCGTGTAGGAAGCTGCAGACAAGTAGCTGGTGGGGAGACTCGCGCGCACACCACAGGCCGCCCAAGGAAGGGCTGATTCAGGGCTCAGCTGGGGGCACCTCCAAAAGAGAGAGGCCCCGGCCTCCTTCAAGGccatggagagacagagaagtgGCATGAGGATTGCGGAGAATGGGGGAGGGCAAGGGACAAAGGGAGACAGTGTCAGTTGGAGCCCTTGGAGGGGGTGCCCGAGCTGGAGCCCTCGTGGCAGGTGGCGGCGGGGCAGATGGGTCTAGGCTTGGAGCTGCGCCTGCTCAGGGCAGCCAGATGGGCAGGCGCGGAAGGTACTGGCTGAGCAGCTCAGTGGGGACGAAAGCAGGGCCGGCCGACAGCTCTGTGGGCCCAGGACAGCAGAAAGTGGCCGCAGGCAGGTGTGGCTGTGGGGGTGGGAGCCTGTGCTGTGCCCTTGGGGTCTGCCATGAGCCGCTCTTCCTTGGGAGGGGCCCACATGGGGAAGCCACTGTTTCTCAGCCACCCTGACTCCTGGGCGTGGATGTCACCTTCCCGTGAACGCTTCTCTCCTTCCTGGTCACGCGGTGCAAGCTGCTGCTTCCTGTTCCTCCACATGGGCCCGACCGTCGTCAGAACACGCGGGCTCCTCGGAGGGGGGCCATAAGATGGACACTAGCCTTTCCAGGCTCTGCTGGGACAGGACGGTTCCTCATGAGTCCTGCCCTGGGAAGAACCTGTTCCAGGGAGCCACcgtctcccctctgccccctgcctcgGTCCTGGGCTGGCTTCTCCAGGGGGACCAAGAGACAGAGCGTAAACAAATGTGGAGGAACTAGGTCTGCACGGCTGCAAGTGTCCTGGGGTCTCAATGTCAACCAGGTGTTCTTCGGAAACTCTCTTCTTACTAAAAATGTTGGATTTTGTGGCTGTTTCCCTTAGGAAGGGAAGGAGTTTGCCGATCGCGAACGGTTGCTGTTTATGGAAACCTCGGCCAAACTGAACCACCAGGTGTCTGAGGTCTTCAGCGCTGTAGGTGAGAGACGGCCCCAGGCCAGGCAAGGGGGCAGGTGCTCTGCTTTGCTGGTGCCCAGGACCCAGGAGAATGTCTCCAGGGCCTGGAAGGCAACCAGGAGGGGTGAGGGGGCCCTGGTTCTATGGCTCTGGGCAAAGGTCAGGAGGGGGGTCCCGGACTGCCCTGGCCTGCAGGGCgactccctccccacccagcccctctgTCTGCTTCCACAGCCCGAGAGCTCTTGCAGAGAGACGACAGGGAGGGCCAGGCTCCGTGCAGGGACCCAGCTGTGGTTCTGAACCAGGGGCCCACGAGGCAGGCCAGATGCTGCGCCCACTAGAAGCAGCCACTCCAGGGGGGTCGTGGGGAGGACGCCTGCAGCCCACGCCAAGGCTTCAGGGTGGGCCCCTGCCAGCTCCAAGTTGA
The nucleotide sequence above comes from Eulemur rufifrons isolate Redbay chromosome 1, OSU_ERuf_1, whole genome shotgun sequence. Encoded proteins:
- the RAB17 gene encoding ras-related protein Rab-17 encodes the protein MAQACGSPRPRAGPGQPCVFKLVLLGSGSVGKSSLALRYVKNDFKSILPTVGCAFFTKVVELGASSLKFEIWDTAGQEKYHSVCHLYFRGANAALLVYDVTRKDSFHKAQQWLRELEKEFHPGEVVVMLVGNKTDLSEEREVTFEEGKEFADRERLLFMETSAKLNHQVSEVFSAVARELLQRDDREGQAPCRDPAVVLNQGPTRQARCCAH